The Maniola jurtina chromosome 3, ilManJurt1.1, whole genome shotgun sequence genome segment TAGAGTAAGGGTCAGGTTGTTTGGGTCCGCTTGCACGTCGGGTCTGTGTGCTTTTCTCCTCCACTTCTTCTCTAGGCTCCTCAGTGTCTGCTTCGGGCCACACTATGGGCGGTAACTTAGGAACTTCATCAATCGTTCCTCTTACAACATACAAAGCATTAATCTTTGGATTATCTCTATACCCTTTGATGAATTCAACTTTAATTTTTCCACCTCTTATGTCAGACTCTTCATCATTGTAGTAAAGTTTACCATTTTTAATAGAATAAGGTACATACTCATCGTGAGCTACACCACGGCCCACTTTGTCAAAAATGTCTAAATCAGCTACTATGGTATGATCTCCATTAAGAACAACATCGAACACTTTCATGTTGGGCGCATTGAAGTACACCTCACTAAACTTTAGAACTAACACATAATCACCATCTTTATTAGCTGGAATGTCATAACCGAAAGTACTGTGGTGATATCGTTCAGTCTGATATAATATTTCGTCCTTAGAATTGACTCTTCCAATCATAACGAGCTGCTTCCCGTAGTCCGAAGCTGTGCCCACTCTCCCCTGCAAAGGATCCTTCTCATAATGAATACCGTATATATCGGTATGAGCTGGTCCACCTGCGTTTATTGCGTATATAATTTCCCCTAAGCCGGTAGC includes the following:
- the LOC123879444 gene encoding malectin-A codes for the protein MSLISTISLISFCLFQSATGLGEIIYAINAGGPAHTDIYGIHYEKDPLQGRVGTASDYGKQLVMIGRVNSKDEILYQTERYHHSTFGYDIPANKDGDYVLVLKFSEVYFNAPNMKVFDVVLNGDHTIVADLDIFDKVGRGVAHDEYVPYSIKNGKLYYNDEESDIRGGKIKVEFIKGYRDNPKINALYVVRGTIDEVPKLPPIVWPEADTEEPREEVEEKSTQTRRASGPKQPDPYSMDDSSVLIPVFITIGAFIPLLFCLCKL